In Syngnathus acus chromosome 21, fSynAcu1.2, whole genome shotgun sequence, one genomic interval encodes:
- the LOC119139778 gene encoding alsin-like isoform X3 — translation MIAEGMESEEQSLAGERASAPPKHGLLHIWQSGGPSEPLSPERVLLSQCVLQVALGEHHGLLLAQGGLVYSFGELLWRGLSVPPSSPLLEVSLRGTTVVHVACGGFHCGALSEQGGVFMWGENTAGQCGPTEGDLDSNVTVAEPYPLAVVDCEVVPPVMVRIVDLACGREHSLALSAQNELWAWGSGCQLGLVTSNFPVWKPQKVEHLAGRHVIQVACGAYHSLALVRCLHLQNPNTPKLPERRPSKRHELFAAEDAHYCPLGVELTENMRAETSVRRHSRQRLHPAGIGRESQADLSPSSKENVPLAGTETEPDEHADPLTQTDSCTTSYPLPALTDKKKAALPNELVLHNLLQKLSGHSLERQQNRRLGDADSVSSHTSEDSYASSTPSNDLLHTSCENDLIFSNEVVRSSSLEGSLWKKKVMLEHKSSSLTDINQKGKTANRRFSLPGTPTHATQRQKQHCGSKPSSFSEDSFPSLETEVWSWGRGSEGQLGHGDQLARLQPLCIKCLTGEEVIKVAAGSHHSLALTAQCQVYSWGSNMCGQLGHVNSPVTVPQQTKLSDGLRAWDVSAGQSHSLLLADADGVQPVLLYCGQQQEPRSKPSETSCPRSRSCQRSPNRAESYSVRPTLMPFCMEMGYISSVCSGGHKCALLANHNISGLTLALYELASGERKFYCWLSNVRKLLLMPIFNKENARPSLGELCTRLFNSLYKTLVRLSILIGQHSTSLTHFLHNVLRRDVTSLHLLTHVQHFLDVYTEYCSAVGDFQVMGGFHLLHKLSLECLGSKQARLAQLSELDQSVSSDDDLGSLLYRPMQQLQRYTRVLLTLESCYDEVTTEYQSLHQSGMQYEHLFATLLRKKMEAEVTFLFWKTHSGKNTEGLRLPQRRVLCESSNRTLTLQGAGRFSNHWFILFNDALVHIQFSTYRVYPVNLLWVKPLPENNSGCHAIKMSCPEETFILVASTAQEKNKWLHFLNQEVDRVLSGGGQGSSPGITAMSRTASYTFTGEGRFKDAQYSGSWLAGRVHGRGTMRWPDGRTYTGNFTNGLEDGFGECMIPDKLLNKAGCYQGHWRDGKIHGFGVYRYANGEVYEGCFNDGQRHGYGMLRSGKMDKTSSGVFIGQWVCDKRTGYGVYDDITRGEKYMGMWLDDERHGSAVVVTQYGVYYEGNFRENKMSGPGLLVSDDDTAFHGEFSEDWTANGKGVLFLANGDTLEGHFSGEWSAGLKVDGVYTKLAADDIEDKHRKKFIRLGQFVVAADERWLCVFDECWRRLGCDTASNGERTTAWENIAVSISSARRHSPDLSRSQSKILECLECIPHHVDAVTSTSYDNIRKYLTKACETPFHPLGWLVETLVTVYRMTYLGVESNHRLLREAVNEVQAYVKHFYSIVRFLFPGLPDDGSVLPDTPISPCRIRYSSYSEEPSFVSVVSCSTLLLPLLLPQLYQPLFMLYCLHDEQQDAQYWERIIRLNKQPDQSLLSFLGVQQKFWPKWMSVLGEKKEIVSSSKDVSFGSAVETLQQISTTFTPSDKLQVIQNTFEELTQKIKPTQDTDFLWCMDDLLPLFLYIVLRARIRNLGAEVSLIEDLMDPNLQHGELGLMFTTLKACYMQIQLESTI, via the exons ATGATTGCTGAAGGGATGGAGAGCGAAGAGCAAAG CCTTGCAGGAGAGCGGGCCAGTGCACCTCCAAAACATGGACTGCTCCACATTTGGCAGTCGGGAGGACCCAGTGAGCCACTTAGCCCAGAAAGAGTGCTTCTATCGCAGTGTGTTCTGCAGGTGGCCCTGGGAGAACATCACGGACTCCTGCTGGCACAAG GTGGTCTTGTGTATTCTTTTGGAGAGCTGCTGTGGAGGGGGCTCAGTGTTCCTCCGTCATCTCCATTGTTGGAGGTTTCCCTCCGAGGCACGACCGTGGTCCATGTGGCTTGTGGTGGTTTTCATTGCGGAGCCTTGAGCGAGCAGGGTGGCGTGTTCATGTGGGGGGAGAACACTGCAGGACAGTGTGGACCAACTGAGGGGGATTTAGACTCAAACGTGACTG TTGCAGAACCATACCCGCTGGCTGTGGTGGACTGCGAAGTGGTTCCTCCTGTGATGGTTCGAATTGTGGATCTCGCTTGCGGACGGGAGCACAGTCTGGCATTGTCGGCCCAGAATGAGCTGTGGGCCTGGGGCAGCGGGTGTCAGCTGGGTCTTGTCACAAGCAACTTCCCCGTGTGGAAACCCCAAAAG GTGGAACACTTGGCAGGCAGGCATGTGATTCAG GTGGCTTGTGGGGCCTACCACAGCTTGGCTCTGGTCCGTTGTTTACATCTGCAAAACCCCAACACTCCGAAACTACCAGAGAGACGGCCATCGAAGAGGCATGAGCTTTTTGCTGCCGAAGATGCGCACTACTGTCCACTTGGGGTGGAGCTAACGGAAAACATGAGAGCAGAG ACTTCAGTCAGAAGGCACTCCAGACAAAGGCTCCATCCAGCTGGCATCGGCCGTGAATCTCAAGCTGATCTGTCTCCATCCTCCAAAGA GAATGTTCCTCTGGCCGGTACTGAGACTGAGCCTGATGAACACGCTGACCCTCTAACCCAGACGGACAGCTGCACTACATCGTACCCGCTGCCAGCCTTGACAGATAAAAAGAAAGCTGCTTTGCCTAATGAGCTAGTGCTTCACAACCTCCTCCAGAAACTCTCTGGTCACTCATTAGAGAGGCAACAGAACAGAAGGCTTGGAGATGCAGACTCAGTAAGCAGTCACACCTCAG agGATAGCTATGCTTCCTCAACTCCCTCTAATGATCTGCTCCACACAAGTTGCGAAAATGACTTGATATTTAG CAATGAGGTAGTGCGGTCCTCCTCTCTCGAAGGTTCCCtgtggaagaaaaaagtcaTGCTGGAGCACAAAAGCTCTAGTCTTACCGACATTAACCAGAAGGGCAAAACGGCTAACAGGAGATTCTCCCTACCTGGAACACCCACCCATG CAACCCAaaggcaaaaacaacattgtggAAGCAAGCCATCCTCTTTTTCAGAAGATAGCTTTCCGTCTTTGGAAACGGAGGTGTGGAGCTGGGGCAGAGGGTCCGAGGGGCAACTGGGCCATGGAGATCAACTGGCCAG ACTCCAGCCTCTCTGTATTAAGTGTTTGACAGGTGAGGAAGTGATCAAAGTGGCCGCAGGATCACACCATTCGCTGGCTCTCACCGCTCAGTGCCAG GTCTACTCATGGGGCAGCAACATGTGCGGACAACTCGGTCATGTCAACAGTCCTGTTACGGTTCCACAGCAGACTAAG CTGTCCGATGGTCTCAGGGCTTGGGATGTGTCGGCGGGCCAGAGCCACTCCCTCCTCTTGGCTGACGCAGACGGCGTCCAACCCGTGCTGTTGTACTGCGGCCAGCAACAAGAGCCGAGGTCAAAGCCGAGTGAGACATCCTGCCCTAGGTCCAGGTCGTGCCAGCGGTCACCAAACAGGGCTGAAAGTTACTCAGTCAGACCCACCTTGATGCCTTTTTGCATGGAG ATGGGTTACATCAGCAGCGTGTGCAGTGGTGGTCACAAGTGTGCGCTGCTAGCCAACCACAACATCTCGGGTCTTACCTTGGCCCTGTACGAATTGGCTTCTGGCGAGAGGAAGTTTTACTGCTGGTTGAGCAACGTCAGGAAACTGCTTCTGATGCCCATTTTCAACAAAG AGAACGCACGTCCATCCCTCGGTGAGCTCTGCACTCGACTCTTCAACTCCCTTTATAAAACTTTAGTTCGCCTGAGCATCCTCATCGGTCAGCACTCGACGTCACTCACCCATTTCCTGCACAACGTGCTCCGCCGAGATGTCACTTCCCTTCACCTGCTCACACACGTTCAGCATTTTCTTGACGTCTATACTGA GTATTGCAGTGCTGTGGGCGACTTCCAGGTCATGGGCGGATTTCACTTGCTCCATAAACTATCCCT CGAGTGTTTAGGTTCTAAGCAGGCCAGACTTGCTCAACTTTCCGAACTGGACCAATCGGTAAGCAGCGATGACGATTTGGGTTCCTTGTTGTATCGGCCAATGCAGCAGCTCCAGCGGTACACTCGAGTCCTGCTCACATTGGAATCCTGCTATGACGAG GTTACAACAGAGTATCAGTCCCTCCATCAGAGCGGTATGCAGTACGAACACCTCTTTGCGACTCTACTGAGAAAGAAGATGGAGGCTGAAGTTACCTTCCTCTTCTGGAAGACTCACTCTGGGAAAAACACT GAGGGTCTGCGTCTCCCGCAGCGTCGCGTGTTATGTGAAAGCAGCAACCGAACGCTGACCCTTCAAGGCGCCGGCCGCTTCTCCAACCACTGGTTCATACTCTTCAACGATGCGCTGGTTCACATACAG TTCTCCACTTATCGTGTCTACCCTGTGAACCTTTTGTGGGTCAAACCACTTCCTGAAAACAACAGCGGATG CCATGCCATCAAAATGTCATGTCCAGAAGAGACCTTCATCTTGGTGGCCTCAACAGCACAAGAGAag AACAAGTGGCTGCATTTTCTCAATCAAGAGGTGGACCGGGTGCTGAGTGGTGGAGGTCAGGGTTCATCGCCAGGAATAACAGCAATGTCCCGCACGGCCTCCTATACATTCACGGGAGAGGGACGGTTCAAGGACGCTCAGTATTCCGGCAGCTGGTTGGCTGGACGAGTTCATGGCAG AGGAACAATGAGATGGCCGGATGGACGTACCTACACTGGGAACTTTACGAATGGACTGGAGGATGG CTTTGGGGAGTGTATGATTCCTGATAAACTGCTAAATAAAGCCGGCTGCTATCAGGGACACTGGCGAGATGGCAAGATACACGGCTTTGGCGTTTACAG GTACGCCAACGGCGAGGTATACGAGGGCTGCTTCAATGACGGCCAGCGTCACGGCTACGGCATGCTGCGCTCAGGCAAGATGGACAAGACTTCTTCAGGCGTCTTCATCGGCCAGTGGGTCTGTGACAAGAGGACTGGATACGGCGTCtatgatgacatcaccag GGGCGAGAAGTACATGGGAATGTGGCTGGACGATGAGAGGCACGGGAGCGCCGTGGTGGTGACGCAGTACGGCGTGTACTACGAAGGCAACTTCAGAGAAAACAAGATGAGT GGTCCCGGTTTGCTGGTCTCAGACGACGACACGGCTTTTCATGGGGAGTTTTCCGAAGATTGGACGGCCAACGGGAAG GGTGTTTTGTTCCTTGCAAATGGTGACACACTAGAAGGCCACTTTAGTGGGGAGTGGAGCGCAGGTTTGAAAGTGGACGGAGTTTACACCAAATTAGCCGCTGATGACATTGaagacaagcacagaaagAAGTTTAT CAGGTTGGGCCAGTTTGTGGTGGCTGCAGATGAGAGGTGGCTGTGTGTTTTTGACGAATGCTGGAGGCGACTGGGCTGTGACACTGCCAGCAATGGAGAGAGGACAACAGCCTGGGAGAACATTGCCGTTTCCATTTCAAGTGCACGTCGACACAG CCCGGACCTCAGCAGGTCTCAGAGCAAAATCTTGGAGTGTTTGGAGTGTATCCCTCACCACGTCGATGCGGTCACCTCCACAAGTTACGACAACATACGAAAATACCTCACCAAG GCATGTGAAACCCCGTTCCACCCTCTGGGCTGGCTGGTGGAGACGCTGGTGACCGTCTACAGGATGACCTACCTGGGTGTGGAGTCAAACCACCGGCTGCTCAGGGAGGCTGTCAACGAGGTGCAAGCCTACGTCAAACACTTCTACTCCATTGTcag GTTCCTGTTTCCTGGCTTACCAGACGACGGCAGCGTCCTACCAGATACTCCCATTTCTCCCTGTAGAATAAGATACAGCTCATATTCAGAGGAGCCAAG CTTTGTCTCTGTAGTCAGTTGCTCCACTCTGCTCCTCCCACTGCTGCTCCCACAACTCTATCAGCCTCTCTTCATGCTGTACTGTCTCCATGACGAACAGCAGGACGCGCAGTACTGGGAGCGCATCATCCGTCTCAACAAGCAGCCCGATCAGTCCCTACTTAGCTTCCTGGGCGTTCAGCA AAAGTTCTGGCCAAAGTGGATGTCTGTTcttggggagaaaaaagag
- the LOC119139778 gene encoding alsin-like isoform X4, whose translation MIAEGMESEEQSLAGERASAPPKHGLLHIWQSGGPSEPLSPERVLLSQCVLQVALGEHHGLLLAQGGLVYSFGELLWRGLSVPPSSPLLEVSLRGTTVVHVACGGFHCGALSEQGGVFMWGENTAGQCGPTEGDLDSNVTVAEPYPLAVVDCEVVPPVMVRIVDLACGREHSLALSAQNELWAWGSGCQLGLVTSNFPVWKPQKVEHLAGRHVIQVACGAYHSLALVRCLHLQNPNTPKLPERRPSKRHELFAAEDAHYCPLGVELTENMRAETSVRRHSRQRLHPAGIGRESQADLSPSSKENVPLAGTETEPDEHADPLTQTDSCTTSYPLPALTDKKKAALPNELVLHNLLQKLSGHSLERQQNRRLGDADSVSSHTSEDSYASSTPSNDLLHTSCENDLIFSNEVVRSSSLEGSLWKKKVMLEHKSSSLTDINQKGKTANRRFSLPGTPTHEDSFPSLETEVWSWGRGSEGQLGHGDQLARLQPLCIKCLTGEEVIKVAAGSHHSLALTAQCQVYSWGSNMCGQLGHVNSPVTVPQQTKLSDGLRAWDVSAGQSHSLLLADADGVQPVLLYCGQQQEPRSKPSETSCPRSRSCQRSPNRAESYSVRPTLMPFCMEMGYISSVCSGGHKCALLANHNISGLTLALYELASGERKFYCWLSNVRKLLLMPIFNKENARPSLGELCTRLFNSLYKTLVRLSILIGQHSTSLTHFLHNVLRRDVTSLHLLTHVQHFLDVYTEYCSAVGDFQVMGGFHLLHKLSLECLGSKQARLAQLSELDQSVSSDDDLGSLLYRPMQQLQRYTRVLLTLESCYDEVTTEYQSLHQSGMQYEHLFATLLRKKMEAEVTFLFWKTHSGKNTEGLRLPQRRVLCESSNRTLTLQGAGRFSNHWFILFNDALVHIQRAAPPKILFSTYRVYPVNLLWVKPLPENNSGCHAIKMSCPEETFILVASTAQEKNKWLHFLNQEVDRVLSGGGQGSSPGITAMSRTASYTFTGEGRFKDAQYSGSWLAGRVHGRGTMRWPDGRTYTGNFTNGLEDGFGECMIPDKLLNKAGCYQGHWRDGKIHGFGVYRYANGEVYEGCFNDGQRHGYGMLRSGKMDKTSSGVFIGQWVCDKRTGYGVYDDITRGEKYMGMWLDDERHGSAVVVTQYGVYYEGNFRENKMSGPGLLVSDDDTAFHGEFSEDWTANGKGVLFLANGDTLEGHFSGEWSAGLKVDGVYTKLAADDIEDKHRKKFIRLGQFVVAADERWLCVFDECWRRLGCDTASNGERTTAWENIAVSISSARRHSPDLSRSQSKILECLECIPHHVDAVTSTSYDNIRKYLTKACETPFHPLGWLVETLVTVYRMTYLGVESNHRLLREAVNEVQAYVKHFYSIVRFLFPGLPDDGSVLPDTPISPCRIRYSSYSEEPSFVSVVSCSTLLLPLLLPQLYQPLFMLYCLHDEQQDAQYWERIIRLNKQPDQSLLSFLGVQQKFWPKWMSVLGEKKEIVSSSKDVSFGSAVETLQQISTTFTPSDKLQVIQNTFEELTQKIKPTQDTDFLWCMDDLLPLFLYIVLRARIRNLGAEVSLIEDLMDPNLQHGELGLMFTTLKACYMQIQLESTI comes from the exons ATGATTGCTGAAGGGATGGAGAGCGAAGAGCAAAG CCTTGCAGGAGAGCGGGCCAGTGCACCTCCAAAACATGGACTGCTCCACATTTGGCAGTCGGGAGGACCCAGTGAGCCACTTAGCCCAGAAAGAGTGCTTCTATCGCAGTGTGTTCTGCAGGTGGCCCTGGGAGAACATCACGGACTCCTGCTGGCACAAG GTGGTCTTGTGTATTCTTTTGGAGAGCTGCTGTGGAGGGGGCTCAGTGTTCCTCCGTCATCTCCATTGTTGGAGGTTTCCCTCCGAGGCACGACCGTGGTCCATGTGGCTTGTGGTGGTTTTCATTGCGGAGCCTTGAGCGAGCAGGGTGGCGTGTTCATGTGGGGGGAGAACACTGCAGGACAGTGTGGACCAACTGAGGGGGATTTAGACTCAAACGTGACTG TTGCAGAACCATACCCGCTGGCTGTGGTGGACTGCGAAGTGGTTCCTCCTGTGATGGTTCGAATTGTGGATCTCGCTTGCGGACGGGAGCACAGTCTGGCATTGTCGGCCCAGAATGAGCTGTGGGCCTGGGGCAGCGGGTGTCAGCTGGGTCTTGTCACAAGCAACTTCCCCGTGTGGAAACCCCAAAAG GTGGAACACTTGGCAGGCAGGCATGTGATTCAG GTGGCTTGTGGGGCCTACCACAGCTTGGCTCTGGTCCGTTGTTTACATCTGCAAAACCCCAACACTCCGAAACTACCAGAGAGACGGCCATCGAAGAGGCATGAGCTTTTTGCTGCCGAAGATGCGCACTACTGTCCACTTGGGGTGGAGCTAACGGAAAACATGAGAGCAGAG ACTTCAGTCAGAAGGCACTCCAGACAAAGGCTCCATCCAGCTGGCATCGGCCGTGAATCTCAAGCTGATCTGTCTCCATCCTCCAAAGA GAATGTTCCTCTGGCCGGTACTGAGACTGAGCCTGATGAACACGCTGACCCTCTAACCCAGACGGACAGCTGCACTACATCGTACCCGCTGCCAGCCTTGACAGATAAAAAGAAAGCTGCTTTGCCTAATGAGCTAGTGCTTCACAACCTCCTCCAGAAACTCTCTGGTCACTCATTAGAGAGGCAACAGAACAGAAGGCTTGGAGATGCAGACTCAGTAAGCAGTCACACCTCAG agGATAGCTATGCTTCCTCAACTCCCTCTAATGATCTGCTCCACACAAGTTGCGAAAATGACTTGATATTTAG CAATGAGGTAGTGCGGTCCTCCTCTCTCGAAGGTTCCCtgtggaagaaaaaagtcaTGCTGGAGCACAAAAGCTCTAGTCTTACCGACATTAACCAGAAGGGCAAAACGGCTAACAGGAGATTCTCCCTACCTGGAACACCCACCCATG AAGATAGCTTTCCGTCTTTGGAAACGGAGGTGTGGAGCTGGGGCAGAGGGTCCGAGGGGCAACTGGGCCATGGAGATCAACTGGCCAG ACTCCAGCCTCTCTGTATTAAGTGTTTGACAGGTGAGGAAGTGATCAAAGTGGCCGCAGGATCACACCATTCGCTGGCTCTCACCGCTCAGTGCCAG GTCTACTCATGGGGCAGCAACATGTGCGGACAACTCGGTCATGTCAACAGTCCTGTTACGGTTCCACAGCAGACTAAG CTGTCCGATGGTCTCAGGGCTTGGGATGTGTCGGCGGGCCAGAGCCACTCCCTCCTCTTGGCTGACGCAGACGGCGTCCAACCCGTGCTGTTGTACTGCGGCCAGCAACAAGAGCCGAGGTCAAAGCCGAGTGAGACATCCTGCCCTAGGTCCAGGTCGTGCCAGCGGTCACCAAACAGGGCTGAAAGTTACTCAGTCAGACCCACCTTGATGCCTTTTTGCATGGAG ATGGGTTACATCAGCAGCGTGTGCAGTGGTGGTCACAAGTGTGCGCTGCTAGCCAACCACAACATCTCGGGTCTTACCTTGGCCCTGTACGAATTGGCTTCTGGCGAGAGGAAGTTTTACTGCTGGTTGAGCAACGTCAGGAAACTGCTTCTGATGCCCATTTTCAACAAAG AGAACGCACGTCCATCCCTCGGTGAGCTCTGCACTCGACTCTTCAACTCCCTTTATAAAACTTTAGTTCGCCTGAGCATCCTCATCGGTCAGCACTCGACGTCACTCACCCATTTCCTGCACAACGTGCTCCGCCGAGATGTCACTTCCCTTCACCTGCTCACACACGTTCAGCATTTTCTTGACGTCTATACTGA GTATTGCAGTGCTGTGGGCGACTTCCAGGTCATGGGCGGATTTCACTTGCTCCATAAACTATCCCT CGAGTGTTTAGGTTCTAAGCAGGCCAGACTTGCTCAACTTTCCGAACTGGACCAATCGGTAAGCAGCGATGACGATTTGGGTTCCTTGTTGTATCGGCCAATGCAGCAGCTCCAGCGGTACACTCGAGTCCTGCTCACATTGGAATCCTGCTATGACGAG GTTACAACAGAGTATCAGTCCCTCCATCAGAGCGGTATGCAGTACGAACACCTCTTTGCGACTCTACTGAGAAAGAAGATGGAGGCTGAAGTTACCTTCCTCTTCTGGAAGACTCACTCTGGGAAAAACACT GAGGGTCTGCGTCTCCCGCAGCGTCGCGTGTTATGTGAAAGCAGCAACCGAACGCTGACCCTTCAAGGCGCCGGCCGCTTCTCCAACCACTGGTTCATACTCTTCAACGATGCGCTGGTTCACATACAG CGCGCCGCTCCTCCTAAGATCCTC TTCTCCACTTATCGTGTCTACCCTGTGAACCTTTTGTGGGTCAAACCACTTCCTGAAAACAACAGCGGATG CCATGCCATCAAAATGTCATGTCCAGAAGAGACCTTCATCTTGGTGGCCTCAACAGCACAAGAGAag AACAAGTGGCTGCATTTTCTCAATCAAGAGGTGGACCGGGTGCTGAGTGGTGGAGGTCAGGGTTCATCGCCAGGAATAACAGCAATGTCCCGCACGGCCTCCTATACATTCACGGGAGAGGGACGGTTCAAGGACGCTCAGTATTCCGGCAGCTGGTTGGCTGGACGAGTTCATGGCAG AGGAACAATGAGATGGCCGGATGGACGTACCTACACTGGGAACTTTACGAATGGACTGGAGGATGG CTTTGGGGAGTGTATGATTCCTGATAAACTGCTAAATAAAGCCGGCTGCTATCAGGGACACTGGCGAGATGGCAAGATACACGGCTTTGGCGTTTACAG GTACGCCAACGGCGAGGTATACGAGGGCTGCTTCAATGACGGCCAGCGTCACGGCTACGGCATGCTGCGCTCAGGCAAGATGGACAAGACTTCTTCAGGCGTCTTCATCGGCCAGTGGGTCTGTGACAAGAGGACTGGATACGGCGTCtatgatgacatcaccag GGGCGAGAAGTACATGGGAATGTGGCTGGACGATGAGAGGCACGGGAGCGCCGTGGTGGTGACGCAGTACGGCGTGTACTACGAAGGCAACTTCAGAGAAAACAAGATGAGT GGTCCCGGTTTGCTGGTCTCAGACGACGACACGGCTTTTCATGGGGAGTTTTCCGAAGATTGGACGGCCAACGGGAAG GGTGTTTTGTTCCTTGCAAATGGTGACACACTAGAAGGCCACTTTAGTGGGGAGTGGAGCGCAGGTTTGAAAGTGGACGGAGTTTACACCAAATTAGCCGCTGATGACATTGaagacaagcacagaaagAAGTTTAT CAGGTTGGGCCAGTTTGTGGTGGCTGCAGATGAGAGGTGGCTGTGTGTTTTTGACGAATGCTGGAGGCGACTGGGCTGTGACACTGCCAGCAATGGAGAGAGGACAACAGCCTGGGAGAACATTGCCGTTTCCATTTCAAGTGCACGTCGACACAG CCCGGACCTCAGCAGGTCTCAGAGCAAAATCTTGGAGTGTTTGGAGTGTATCCCTCACCACGTCGATGCGGTCACCTCCACAAGTTACGACAACATACGAAAATACCTCACCAAG GCATGTGAAACCCCGTTCCACCCTCTGGGCTGGCTGGTGGAGACGCTGGTGACCGTCTACAGGATGACCTACCTGGGTGTGGAGTCAAACCACCGGCTGCTCAGGGAGGCTGTCAACGAGGTGCAAGCCTACGTCAAACACTTCTACTCCATTGTcag GTTCCTGTTTCCTGGCTTACCAGACGACGGCAGCGTCCTACCAGATACTCCCATTTCTCCCTGTAGAATAAGATACAGCTCATATTCAGAGGAGCCAAG CTTTGTCTCTGTAGTCAGTTGCTCCACTCTGCTCCTCCCACTGCTGCTCCCACAACTCTATCAGCCTCTCTTCATGCTGTACTGTCTCCATGACGAACAGCAGGACGCGCAGTACTGGGAGCGCATCATCCGTCTCAACAAGCAGCCCGATCAGTCCCTACTTAGCTTCCTGGGCGTTCAGCA AAAGTTCTGGCCAAAGTGGATGTCTGTTcttggggagaaaaaagag